The window aaCATCTGATGATACAGCTCATCGGCCCTCATCTGAatcatctcatcctcctcggcgcttCTCCCATAGGTGTTCAGGTACCCCAACGCTTTCAAAAGACGGGATTGGTTGTTGTAGCAGCGCTCGAATTTCTTGACCTCGTCAGAGCACATTGTCAGCCGGGCTTTGACCCCCCCGGATTTCATGCACGTGGCCCAGGTGAATTGCTCGTCGGCGCAGTTTTCGAGGGCGGCGCGGCCGATGGCGGCTTTGCGATCTTTGTACGAGTCGAGGACGTCCATGAGTTTTTCGTGGTCGGTTTTGGTTGCTGCTTCGATGGTGGATTGGGGGGTGTAGGTTTTCCAGAGGTGGGCGTAGCGGCCGTCGGGGAAGAGGGATTCGGGGGGGACGGTGGattgggaggcggcggtttGGTCGTCTTGGGATTTTTGGTCGAGCTGGCGATGTGGTGGGacggcgggggttgggggggaggattcggaggagggggtgtatTTGACGGGGGCTTCTTTTTGGAGGAATTCGCGGAGTTTGGGATCGAGGTGGGCGAGggggtcggaggaggagttgtcTGGGCTCCCGCCGAACCAGCCGTTGAACCAGCCCATTTTGAATGGTGTGTGTGGGcggatttgggggtgggattgggatttgCGCaaagtggtgatggtgaggtgggtTAATGCGacctgtggtggtgatggtggtgagataGCTTGGGGAAGCTTGAATTTAGGCGGGGTAAAGTGGCAGAAAGAGGTGCCCCACATTGATCTTTGCCAAGATCGACGCCGTTGGCAAGGGTGGGTTCaccttgatcttgaccaCTTTGAGGTCAACGGTTGGAGGTCCAATGGATTTGTATCTGGAAGCTTCATTGGAGAAGAATCGAgatttttgtttgtttttgctTCAAAGTTCTTATATACGCCTTGACATAATTCCAGACCTTCTCATTCTCAAAGCGATCTACCTCTCGAGTATTCATTCCACTTCGTGGAGCTTGTGCAAGGCCCGGATCTCCAGACCACGACACGACCATCTGGTCACTGTCGATAGGCCCAATCTGATAGTTTTTGTCAGCCGTGTGTTTACATTTCAGTTCAAAGCTGGGTTACTCGAAGGCCCAATTTTAATTTCCAATTAGCCAAGTTCGtaatcctccttcttccagctATCTTTTTATTAACAACAACGACCCACCATCTTCTGATCTCAGGCCAGTTCGTGGCATATATATCTAGATCACTAGACTGAGAACACAACCTGGCGGAGATCAAGCCTGAGGGCCCTTCGAAGATATCAAATGGTCTAGATTGCATGGCAAGCTCCATCGCAACGTCTCCCCAAGTCGACTTCATCCCCCAGCTCCTGCAGCGAATCATCCCAGAGGCACAAGAGTGGCCAATTGTTTAGAGTTTTGTTTCGACTTTGAATTCTCCCGGATTCCGCCTCGCTTGCCATTGCGTTAGTACATTGGTCTTAATGACACGCTATTCGCTAACAGCTCCAGTGTGCTTAGTGGCAGGTGGTTTCATCGCTGCAGGGCTCTGTGTCAGAGACGCTGCTTGGACCCCTTTTCACATCTCCGTGTTTCCCCCCACGAGCCGCAACCCCAAGACGGAACCACACCGGATGAATCCAGATGTGCACCACCTCTTGACGCACACTGCAATTGCCTTGGCTGAGGCGGTTGCATTGGCATCAAGATGCACGGCCCGACTGTGTCGTTTGTGCCAATCACATCTCCAATTGACTGGAAGCGTTCTCGAAGCAACCCTGCCATGTCGCCTCATCAGGAGACTGTTCCCTTCCCAGCGGGTCCCCCTGCCTCGAAATggcaccctcctcaagcctCTCCACACtgccggcgagggtgggagaggggcggGAGCATGGATGACGTTGAATGGTCTATGGTCAGACTCCTGATGTCGCAAATCCCCATGAGAATAGAACCGTGTGCCGCCATATATCCCTCCTCTGTACCCGGCTTCCCTCGTCTGTCTCCtctttccttcctcttctgcacTCCAAGTTTTGGGCTATCTGATGGTATCATAGGGCGATTCTCGtttccctctctttctcttcaccTTCCCTTCGTGACTGCAGGTCAGCTTAATTGTTTAGTTTCTTCTACCTTGATTTTTATACACGGCTGAGCCGTGCAAGTCTTTCTTTACCTACCTCTCGACCCTATCGATTCGATTTTTGAGTTTCGAATTTTAAAGACAACAACCATGTATTTCTCAACCAGAGCTCTCGTCACCATCCTCCTGGCCGCTGTGGCCCGCGATGTTGCTGCTCAGGCAGCCGTTCA is drawn from Podospora pseudocomata strain CBS 415.72m chromosome 1 map unlocalized CBS415.72m_1, whole genome shotgun sequence and contains these coding sequences:
- a CDS encoding uncharacterized protein (EggNog:ENOG503P05R) translates to MWGTSFCHFTPPKFKLPQAISPPSPPQVALTHLTITTLRKSQSHPQIRPHTPFKMGWFNGWFGGSPDNSSSDPLAHLDPKLREFLQKEAPVKYTPSSESSPPTPAVPPHRQLDQKSQDDQTAASQSTVPPESLFPDGRYAHLWKTYTPQSTIEAATKTDHEKLMDVLDSYKDRKAAIGRAALENCADEQFTWATCMKSGGVKARLTMCSDEVKKFERCYNNQSRLLKALGYLNTYGRSAEEDEMIQMRADELYHQMLRQEEEIKRAKEEGREAPEFRSVLEEAAKVRQWQQEAAGEAAGKVNIPPPPAELIASWKEKLEKLPEQDRAAEEAALRADYRANAEMAASIQGLWQEQAKQREERKKKGEETFMDRFRGMVAVGKVTEKKEDNNK